Genomic segment of Cytobacillus suaedae:
GGAATGGATATTTTATTTGCCAACCCGGGGGTAAGATCTGATTCATGAATTATAACAGGTATGCTGTTCAACCTTGCACCAATTACCACTGGAACAGAGACAAAGCCACCTTTTGAAAATATAACATCTGGCTTAATCTTAGAAAGAATGCTCTTCGCCTGAAATATTCCTTTTAGCACTTTTAACGGGTCTTTAAAATTCTTAACATCAAAATACCTTCTTAACTTTCCAGTTGGTATTGGATAATACGATACTTGATTTTGTTTTGAAATTAACTCACGTTCAATTCCATTCTCTGATCCAATATAGCTGACATCCCAGCCAAGTTCGAGAAATTTTGGAATCAATGCAAGGTTAACTGTCACATGGCCAGCAGAGCCTCCACCCGTAAAAACAATTCGTTTTTTCACCAACTCACCCACTTTTTTACTACTTATTTTTTATGGCAGTTATAATAAAGCGATGGCATGTACTCTTGAAAGGACCATTATTTAAAATGAAGTCATGAGCCTTATGTAAATGATCCTTATAGTTTTCAACTGAAAAATCAGGAACTTGCCAAGGGATCGCTTTTAGGTAATAAATGATTGCCCCCACATCTTGAAAACTCGTATATACCTTATCTTCATGTGCCATCTGTATGGATAATCCAACTTCATCACATTCTTTTAGAGCATACTCCAAGTTCCAATAGCTATATTCACTTTCAGGTCCATTAAACCATTCATTGAATTCCTTATCATTTTCCCCACCAACCTGTTGGGTAATGAAAACTCCGCCTGGTTTTAGAATTCGCATGATTTCTTTTGGAGAATAAGCTTCATGCCTATTTATAATTAAATCAAAGGTATCGTTTTCGAATGGAAGTGAATTGTCATCAATCACCTGGAATACTTTAATCCCAAGTGGTTCTAATCTATCTTTAGCAATTTGCACATTAGGCTCATAACCTTCAGTAGCGCAAGTAAAGGTTGGTAAGTCACTAAGTGATGATAAATATTCTCCCCCACCGGTTCCCATATCTAGTAGAGAGGTTGAATGTTTGATTGCTTTTTGTATGAGATCTGTATAATCCCAGCTTATTGGGGAGTCTTTCATTCTTCCATTACTAGTAATATATGAAAAATCCCATCCTTCAAATACCTTTTCTGACTCTTTAAGATAGTGTTCAAATGATTGGTTCATGGTTGTTCTCCTTTAAAATAAGTTTATGCAGTATTCGACTGTTGATTTCTGCTGCAGGCACTCACTTTCCGCGGGGAATTATGAAAAAGCCCAATTACCGGCTTTTTCAAAGGCGAATTCCCATCGGGCGGTCCGTGAGCCTCCTCGGCGCTATGCGCCTGTGGGGTCTCACTTTGACGAGCTACTCCCGCAGGAGTCTCGTGCCTTCCGCAGAAATCAACATAGTATTAAAAATATTATTAGGACTACTAAAGTCATCTCAAAATATCATAAATTATTCCAATAGTAACACAAAAAATCCCCATTTAGGGGATTTTTTCCTACATTGTTACCTCTTCTAATTCTTCGATTCTTTTCTCTAAATAACGAATGTCTTTTCTTGCATGGAAGGTTTCAGCTTTTTCTACGATTGCCATTGTATTGTACTCAGGAATTTTTGCGTATTTTTCATATACCCCTTTAGGAATTAATACATTCCCCTCTGGCCAATACACAGCGATGTTTCCTTCCTTTGTATTATCAATTTTTGCACGACCTTGTAAGGTTCCATTTTGATTATAAACAACGATTGCGTCACCATTTTTAATAGTTAACTTTCTAGCATCTTCAGAATTTATGATAATATCATAACGATCTGCATTATTAAATGGATCCGTACTAGAATAGATCATCGAGTTGAATTGTTTTCCTCTTCTTGTCGTTACATTAAAATGACCTTCCGTTTTGCGTAGCTCTGGTAATTCGATGGGAAGTAAATTTCCTTTGCCATCAGCTGTTGGGCAAACGCCACCCTCGCATAACCAAGCGCCACCCCATTGGAAAACATCTCCTCTGTTTTTCAACTTTTGGATTCCATTATAGTTTCGATTCGCTACAGCAATCTCGTTTCTAATTTCTTGGGTATTTTTAAAATTAATGAGGTGTTGTTTCTCAGGATAACACCTTTTCGCTAATTCAACATAAATTTCCCATTCAGCCCTTGCTTCCTTTATTCTAGGGCCTTTAATTTCTGGACTAAAATAAACCATCCGTTCCGTACTAGTCGATGTTCCTCCACCAGGTTGTTCATATCTTGTCATCGCTGGAAGGATGATCACTTCTTCCTTGGCGTCTAAAAGGGTAGATGTATTGAAGATTATGTCTTGGTGTACCCTTAACTCCACATTTTCAAGTGCTTCTTTTATAAAGTCTGGGTTAGGCATTGTTTCTACAAAGTTTCCTCCACTTGTATAAAAGACTTTAATTTTACTAGGATGATTTGGCTCCAGCACCATGTTTTCAATCGTATTACCAATCGGATCGCCTTGCCATCTCGGAATTTGAAAGCCCCAAATCTCTTCAATTCTTTTCCTATTTTCTTCATCAAAATCACTTCCAGGTAGGACAAATGGATCTGCTCCCATTTCACCAGCACCTTGTACACCACTGTGACCTCTAATAGGCATAACCCCACATTTCTCACGGCCAATAAACCCTCTCAGCATGGCAAGATTCGCAACTTGAGAGATATTATCCGTTCCAAATCGGTGCTGTGTTAAGCCCATGCTCCAGATAAACACACCAGATTTAGAGTTTGCTAAGAGACTAGCGAACTCTATGATTCTGTCCTTTGTTAGGCCTGACGATTTCTCAATTTCCGACCACTTCTGTTTTCGTATATGATATTTTAAATCCATGAATCCCTTCGTATGTTTATTAACGAAGGCATGATCTATAGCAGAACCTCTTGATTCTTCTTCCATGTCAAACCAATGCTTCATGACTCCATTCATAAAGGCAATATCTCCACCAATATTGACCTGATACGTGTCATCAACGAGTTTCGTTCCAAATAAGGCACTCTCTGGAATCGAAGGAATCCAATACTTCTCCATCGATGGCTCTGCATATGGGTTTATCATGATGATTTTCGTACCCGCTTTTTTAGCTGCATACATATATTTTGTTGATACTGGCTGATTATTGGCTGCTACAGAACCCCAAAATACTAAAACATCTGTGCCGATCCAGTCTTTGTAATTACAGCTAGAAGCACCAATGCCAAGTGAACGCTTTAAGGCCGTTTTACTAGGTGAATGACAAATACGTGAGGCATTATCAATGTGATTCGTTCCTAGAAATCTAGCGACCTTTGCTGCAGCATAATAGGACTCATTTGTGATTCCACGTGAAGTTAAATAGAAGGCAAGTTGTTTAGGGTCGACACTTCTTATTTTTTTGGCAATTCGACTTAGTGCTTCATCCCAAGTAATTCTCGTGAACTCATTCTCCCCTTTTTTCCTAGACAATGGGTAAGGAATTCTCCCTAGTTTTCTAAGTTCCGTACTTGATAGTTTCTTTAACTCTTCTAATCTAGTAAACCACTTTGGATCAATACTAGACATCGTATTTAACCGTAAGACATTTAATCTTGTCGTACAAATATGTGGGCCAAGCAAGGTTTGATCCTGCAACCCAGATACTCCAAGAGCACAACCATCACATACACCTTGTGTTAAAATACGGTAGGCATATGGAAGATTGTCTTTGTTTTCAATTGCTACTTTCACTGTATCTTTAATATGGTGTGGTTTTACCTTGCCAACTCCCATAGGTGCTAAACTTGCCCATAATGATGGCTTAATTGACTTATCCAGCTTAACTGGTCCTGTATGTTTTGTATCTCCCATGATATAACCCCCTACATGGTAAAAATATATGTACATTTTGTTACAATTAATACTAACATGAAAGCGGTTACACCAACAACGGAAAAGTTACTTCTTACTCTTCTTCGTCCATAAATAATAGATGATTAAAATCAATAATAAGAAAAGCCCATAAAAAACCAGTCCATAAACTAAATCCCCAACTGAAGAGAATAAACGGTCACCAACATATGCATACAACACCATTCCGGGCAACTTGCCTATAATTGATGCAATTGTATATGTTGCAAGGTTTATTTTGATTAACCCAGAATAAATATTGACGACAGGGGGTGGTACAATCGGAATTAGTCTTGTAAAAAGAATGGCCATAAACGCATTTCGTGTGATTAGTTCATTAAATTTGGTTATACCCTTAAATCGCTTCAAATAACTTGTGAAGTATTCAGAAAAACCATATCTAGCTAACAGATAAATAATAACGGATGCTGCCACTGTACCAAACCAGTTAATCGAAGCACCAATTACAAGACCATACTTACTTCCCATTAGCCCTGAAAATACACTAAATGGAATCACTGGAATTACACCAAAAAGAGTGGACAATAAAAACATTAGTGGCAGTAATGATGGATCACTTTCTGAAATCCAATCTAAAATTACCTTATGGTTGGTATAGACAAAGTAAAGTAAACCCAAGTAAATCGCAATAAAAGATAGTGTTTTTTTCATGTCCACACTCCTGCTAGCTAATCATCAATACTAATTTTAGACATTAAAGGTAAATGATCAGATGCCACCGGATCAATAGTTACTACTTTAGATTCTACTAGAGCTATTTCATCATTTATAAATATATAATCCAACTTTTTACGAGGCTTGTTGGCCGGATACGTATTCCCACATTCACTTTCTGAGGTATCTTTCAAAATCTTTGTTAGATATGAATGATTTCTACTTTTAGGATTCATGTTAAAGTCACCCATAATAATCACATTGCTTTTCTTTTGAATGATCTTTTCAATGTCTTTAATCTGCTTTCGTTGTAAAAGAGGATTAATACTTAAATGGGTTACAAATGCCGAAACTACTTTCCCAAAGACTTCAAGATTTACTTCTAATAGCCCTCTTGGTTCAGCCAAATAAGGATGTGAGAAAAGCAGGTGGTTTTTATCGCTTATCACGTTAAATCTAGATAATATGACATTTCCATACTCTCCTACCGTTCTATCACGCTTTTTTCTACTGATTACTGGGCCAAAAACATAATCCATTTCAAGTAGTTCTGCTAAGATTGCCGCTTGATTAAGAAATTGACTCCGTTTCCCAAATGAAACATCTACCTCGTTTAAACCAATAATGTCTGCTTTGCTCCTTTTAATAATGTTCGCAATGCGCTCTAGATTTACTCGTTTATCTAACCCTTTACCATGATGAATATTAAAAGTAAGTACATTCAGTTCCATATCCCACTCTTCCTTTTACTGAATTATTCCTTTCCTCCTAAATAAATGAAAGTCATTGTTGTCATACTAAGGATAGATTAGTGAAACTGTTTTCTAATGATAAGATTAGATTGGTGGAGTTATAAGGATGATTAGAGCTTCTATTATTATTGCAGTTATTGTAGTCGCACTTATTTTGTTCATAGGAGCAAATATTAATGCTTCGGTCACAATTCAAGATACGTCAAAAGTTAATGAATACACACAATCAGATAACCAAAAGCCTGTTGTCCTGCTAATTGTCGATTCTCTCATGTCAGAGCCCCTAGAGCAGCTACTTTCTGAAGGCAAGGCACCAGCTCTATCGTTTCTCAAAGAGAATGGTCAATACTACCCCGACTTAATTAGCTCTTACCCTACTATGTCAGTGACAATTGACAGTTCTTTACTAACTGGTACATATGCTGATACACACAAACTACCAGGCCTGGTATGGTACAGCTCAGAGCAACAGCAGCTTTATAATTATGGTAGCGGTAGTAAGGAAGCGTTTAAATCAGGTCTAAGTGAGGTCTTGTTTAATAGTCTCTATACACTTAACAATGAACATTTAAGTAAAGGGGTTAAAACCATTTTTGAAGAATTCGAGGCTGAAGGAAGGTCTTCTGCAGCGATCAATGCCCTAATTTATCGAGGTAATGTAGAGCATACCTTTACCTTCCCAGAGGTTGCATCAATGATAAACGTTTTGCCTAAAGAAATAAAAACGATGGGCCCTCCTCTACTTTCTTATGGAAAAATCAATCAGTTTGACCCAGAAAATACAAATCTGAGTTCTTGGAAAAATGTAGGTTTTAATGATAAATTCTCCACAAATGAATATAAATTTTTAAAAAAACAAGGTACCCTTCCCTATTTCACCATGATCTATTATCCAGATTTAGATAAGATTATCCACGAAAAGGGACCAAATGATGTAAAGGGCATTGAAGACGTGGATAAGCAACTCCAATCCCTGTTAAATGCTTTTCCTTCATGGAACGATGCAATTGAGAATACTATTTGGATTATTATTGGAGATAGTGCACAGTCCAGTATAAACAAGGAGAAAAATGCACTAATTGATTTGCGGAATGTGTTTAATGATTATCGAATTGCAAAGTTAGGGATACCAATCACGAATGATGATCAAGTTGTGCTAGCTGTTAATGAGCGTATGGCATATATTTATGCAAACAACAATGACATCACCCTACAAGATTTAGCAAATCACTTGAAAGAAGATAAGAGGATTGATTTCTTTGCTTATATTGAAGAAGACAGGATAAGAGTCCACAATGTTGAAACAAATAAAAGTCTAACTTTTTCTTCAAGAGGAGACTTAGTGGATCAGTACGGTCAACCCTGGAGTGTTGCTGGAGATCTATCTGTATTAGATTTAAAGGTCCAAAATGGAACAATCACGTATGGAGATTACCCGGATGCATTAGCTCGTCTACATGGTGCACTATACTCACATAAAGGTAATTTCCTTGTCACAGATGCAAAACCTGGCTATGAATTTATAGCTGAAGGCTCTCCAACTCATCTTGGTGGTGCAGGACACGGTTCTTTGCATAAAGTAGACTCAATTTCACCAATGATCATTGCTGGTACAGATCAAACTCCAAAAACAAATCGACTTGTAGATTTAAAAGGCTTTATCATGTCATTAACAAAAAAACAGTAACGATTGTATTGAATCGTTACTGTTAACATAAAGATTTTAATGAAAATAAGTGATTATATGTAGTGCTCGCCAAATAATCACTAATGAAATAGCACTAATAGTGCTAGCAATTGAGACCTTGATAGCTCGTTTAGTAGTCGTTTTTAATACAGTATAAACTGTAGTGAGTACTACAAATAAAAATAAAATGATGGATATATCCATATATATATTCATTAGAATTCCTCCTTTTGTTGAACCTCTAAAGAATAGATATATTATACGGAACAGTTAGAGGCTTGTATAGGAGTTTAGAAAATGTTACATTTTTCACAACTTTTTACCTACTCAGAGAAGTTTCCTAATCTAGGTATGATCCAACCGTTCTACTATTTCAATATGTATATCAATTAACTGTAATTTCTCTTCATCAGATATAGCACCTTGTCCGATTCTTTTCACTGCCCAAAAGAATTTGATATGAGGGTCTTTCCTAACACGAGGATGGGCATTTTCATCTTTTAAATCCCGTTCTATAGCTTCAAGCAATATCTCCTTCTCATCACCTTCCAAAGCTTTAAGTTCCCGGTTTGTCCACAAAGAGCGATAAGCAGCTAGCAATTTATTATAATCCAATATGATTCCCCCCAAGATTTTAATCATTATTAAAAATATAGCAGTTCTTAGCAAAAAGAGGAACGCCTATTTAGCGTCCCCCTTCATATTAAGGTGCCTTTTTCATTAATTTTTCTTCCTGTTTCAAGCCTTCTTCGGTTTCATCTTCTAACGGTAGTGGGTGTTCCTTCGATAAGAACCAACCACCTACGGCTATACCGACCAATACGATCCAGAAGGAAATTTTCCAGGCTGGCAATTTTGGAAAGCCTTTATATAATATCCCTAATGCTGGATGTGCCAGAGTATAAACAGCTAATTTAACCCCTACCCAACCAACAATCAGAAAGGCTGCAGTTTCAAGACCTGGTTTACGCTTAAGTAATTTCACAAAGTACGTAGCTGCAAACCTCATGATGATTAGTCCAATAATCCCACCTGCCAGAATGACAAGAAACTGACCTCCATCCATTCCTCCAATTGGTGGAAGGTTGGTTGTAGGTAGTGTTACGGCTAATGCAACTGCCGCCAAGATTGAATCCACTGCGAATGCAATGTCAGCCAGTTCGACTTTTAAGACTGTCACCCAAAAGCCTGAACCCTTAGCACCCTTAAGATCTGCATGTTCATCTTTCCTGAGGACAAACTTTTTAACTAAATGGTTCGTTGCAATGAAAATTAGGTATAGTGCTCCTAATGCTTGCACTTGCCATACGTCTACTAAGAACGAGATAGCAAATAATGATGCAAAACGGAATACGAAAGCCCCTGCTAATCCATAAAACAACGCTTTCTTCCGTTGTTCGTCAGGTAAATGCTTAACCATTATTGCCATTACTAACGCATTGTCTGCGGCGAGTATACCTTCTAGTGCTATTAGGACAAGAAGAACCCAGCCGTATTCAAAAATAAGACCGTAATCCATAGTGAATTGTCCCTCCTTAGACTGTCCTTAGTATTAGCTAATTAGAAAATAAAATAACCTTTATCGGTAGGATAAAGGCTTAAAAATTATATTGTATTTAAGGTCGTTTTTACCACTTATAAATCCAAAAAGACTCTTTTTTAAGCCAGCCCATAAGATCAGAATCAGCTGAATTTAGGTTGTCTTTTAAGCGTGATAACAATCCCTCTGTTTGAGAGCGGTGTGCCTCCATGGCTGCAATTTTGGTATCCAACACATCACTTACATCAATGACAACATCAGGTTGACCTAACACTTCAAAGACATCCTTTGTGATTGCTTTACAATACACAGTTGGTCTCTTATCAGCAGGTATTCTTGACAATGCATCAATCACAGCTGCTCCAGTTGCATCATGGTCAGGATGCACACCATGTCCTGGATAAAAAGTAATAACTAAAGATGGATTTATTTCATTGATTATTTCCTCAACTGTAGAACTTAATTTACCTTCTTCTTCAAATTCTAATGTCTTATCTCGAAAACCAAGCATTCGAAGATCCTGGATCCCCATAACTTTACAAGCATCTTCAAGCTCTTTTTTTCGTATCCCTGGTAGTGTTTCACGATTCGCAAAAAAAGGTTTACCCATGTTTCTTCCCATTTCACCTAAAGTCGCACAGGCATAGGTTACTGGCACTCCTGCATTTGTTTGTTTAGTAATAAAACCTGCTGTCCCGAAGGCTTCATCATCAGGATGTGGAAAAACAATTAAGATGTGACGTTCCATCAAAAACACCTCCCTCTCATTAAAACGGATTTGGACTTAACTGTAATGACACAGTAAGTCTGCCTTCACTATCATGTCCGGTTAATAGTAATCTTCCTTTATCATCAAACTCCCAATCAGTTACACCTTCAGCATAGATCCAACCAAGATCCATTTTAAGTCCAACTCGATATGGGCTGTTTCCAGTAATTTTACTGTGGTTATAAACAACTTTAGCGTTTCGTATGTATGCACCAACAGCTACTTGAGATTCATCATTGTGCGCAGCATAGGCACCCTTTGTCGTTTCAAGGTGAATGTATAACTCCTGACCAACTAAGCGGTTTAATGTTGCTTGTACTTCGTTAACATCAATTGCTTTCAAAGCCATTCCCCCATTCTATTGTTTTATTTTACATTCTTTTTTGAAGAAGTTCCATAAATACGATTTACATAAGAATTTGATAAAATTGAGTGGCTAAAAGAACCGAATGGTGCACTTGGATGGTAAATACTTGAATTGAACTACCTCATAGGAGCTTTATGAAGCACTTGATTGGAAAAAACTTGATTTAAACTACCTCATAGGAGCCGAATGGTGCACTTGATTGGAAAAAACTTGATTTGAACTACCTCATAGGAGCCGAATGGTGTACTTGATTGGCAAAAACTTGATTTGAACTACCTCATAGGAGCCGAATGGTGCACTCGATTGGAAAAAACTTGATTTGAACTAACTCATAGGAGCCGAATGGTTCATTTGATTGGAAAAAACTTGATTTGAACTACCTCATAGGAGCCGAATGGTGCACTTGATTGGAAAAACTTGAATTAGACGCACCAAAAGGAACCGAATGGTACACTTCATTGGAAAAAACAACAATACATACAAAAATTTGGTATAGATTTCCTTTAACAAGGAAAAAGTATAGGTAATGTTTGTATATACGGAGGGCAAAAACAAGTGGACTTAAAAGAAAATATGGAATTTGATATTACGAAAAAATTTGTACCTAATTTTTGTAAGGCTAAAACTTTAAAGATTCTCAATGTTAATCAGTCAACAGTCTGTATTGAGATGGAAGAAGCGAGAAGTAGAGGCGTTTTCCCTCTTCAACAATTTCATTCCCTCATTAATAACGGTGCACTTATTTACAACAAAAATATATTAAATGATAATCATGAAGATACTGCATGATACATTAACAATCAGTGGGAATACCTGCTGATTGTTTTTTATGTTACTTTTGGCAATTTGGACAGAAAAACGTTTTTCGCGAAGATATCATTTCTTTCTTAATTTGTTCTTTACATCTAGGGCACGGTTCACCTTTACGGTCATATACCATGCAGTTGTCATTATACCCACCTGTTAACAAATCAGATTCAAACAGCTTCATCTCCATATATCCACCTAATCGTATGGCTTCTTTTAGCACACTTTGAATTGAGGTATACAATAACTTAACGTCCTCGCCTTCAAGTTCATTAAATTTCCTTGTTGGTAATATCTTTGCATGAAAGCAAATCTCATCAGAATAACAATTTCCAATACCTTCTATGAACTGTTGGTTTACTAGGGTTGTCTTAAGCATCCCTTTTCTTGATAAAGCTAGTTCTTCAAAACGCTGAAAAGTAAATTGCTCACTTAAAGGGTCCGGACCAAGATCAGCAAGCTCAGCACCGAGTTCAGTTTGGTTATATAAATGTAGATACCCCAGGCGTAAGCCTATAAAATATAAACGATTATGTTCAAAAATTAGTTCAATTTGCTTTGTTCTATCTGGACTGTCTTGTTCGTTACCTATATACATTAGCCCACCTAACATTAAGTGAAGTAATAAATACTTCCCATTATCTAAATGAAAAATGAGTTGTTTGGCAGCCCTCTCAATTTCAATTATTCTTGCTCCAGTCACCTCACTCTTAAATTGAGGAACAGGAACATTAATTGATTTTTCTCGATTGATTAATACTTCTTTAATTACCTTTCCTCTTAACTTTTGATTCAACAAATTCTTGTAGGTTTCCATTTCAGGTAATTCAGGCATTCTATCCCTCTTTTCTTACATAAAATTATTCTTAGCATAATCTTATTTCCTAGTATCATGTATTGTTTTCATAATTCTTCCTAAAAGAGGCAATATTATTACTAAATTGATAAGGAGGAGTGTTTCAAATGTCAGAAACAACCTTACATTTAAAAGGAATGACCTGTAAAAAGTGTGTAGAAGCTATCGAAAATTCTTTATTAGGGATAAATGGCGTTGAAAGAGCACTAGTTGACTTAAATGAAGAAACAGCAGTTGTCCAATATGATCAAAACCAAGTGAATGAGCAGCAACTAAAAGAAGCTGTCCAAAACACAGGATATCAATTGGGGTAATTAACAGAAGGCTGCCCCTGATTATCTAAGGACAGCCTTTTGAATTATGAATCTAATGAGATTGCTTTATTCGCAAGTTTTATATCGTTTGTTAATAACTTTGTTAAATCATAAGAAGGATAATAATCTCGTTCATACATGTAGTTATACACAGCTGCGTGTAGTTTAATAGCTACTTGAAGCTGATTCGTTAAGACATCCCTAAGTATAGGAGTGGCTGTTTCCGTAATGGCTATGGCATAATTTCTAACTGCATTTTTAGCAAAAGCTAATAAGTCTCCCGAATAGAAAGCTTTATCATAGGCTCTCCAATCATCAAGGTCCTCACGTGCGTTAGGGGCCATAGGGTAAAATTTTAATAATTCCTTTAAATTTTGTTCAAGTTGTGCAATAGTTGTGATATACAATTTTTGGAGAGTAGGACATTCTACCTCATTTACAAATTTCTTTAATTTCATTAACCCTACTGATTGATAAACAACTAATTCGTGTAATTCTAATGTTTCATGCCAAGCTAAATGATTTTGATCCATCTTGCGCCTCCTAGATTTTATTCAACATACATTATTCATCATAGAAGCTATGGGTTAATGACTAAGCAAAAAAAGGGCTTAAACATTTTATACTTATTAAAAAAGGATGAGCAAAGATGCAAATGGAATCAATGGAAGATCTAAAAGTAAAGCTTGTAGAAATTGATAGATGGGAAAAGCAGCAAAAGGATCTTTGGTTTTGGGAAAAATTAAGTAGACTTCCCTTTAAGATTATAGATAAAGTGACACCAAAATTTATCCATGACAAACTTGGGACAGCCATAGACGAATTAGGAAACTACATTCAAACCGGTGGTCAGTATTTAGTAAACCAAGACCAATTCCTAAAACGGTTCGATAAGAAAACACCTCAACAATTGCTAACGCTTCAAGATGTTCAGTCACTTCCACTTAACGTTATGGATAGCGTAGCAAGAGAGATTGGTGAATCCAGGACAACGATTGCTGGAATCCAAGGAGCAACAACCGGTATCGGTGGAATCTTTACATTGGCCATTGATATCCCGGTATTATTAGGACTTTCATTAAAAACACTTCAAGAAATTGCAATGTGTTATGGATATGACCCAGATGACAAGCAAGAGCGAATCTTCATTGTTAAATGCCTCCAGTTTGCATCGTCAGATATTGTTGGAAAGCAAACCATTTTAGAAGATTTAGAAACTTTTGCACAAGGAAATAATCATGCCCACGTTTTCTCAGAGATTCAAGGATGGCGAGAAGTAGTAACAACCTACCGAGATAACTTTGGC
This window contains:
- a CDS encoding class I SAM-dependent methyltransferase codes for the protein MNQSFEHYLKESEKVFEGWDFSYITSNGRMKDSPISWDYTDLIQKAIKHSTSLLDMGTGGGEYLSSLSDLPTFTCATEGYEPNVQIAKDRLEPLGIKVFQVIDDNSLPFENDTFDLIINRHEAYSPKEIMRILKPGGVFITQQVGGENDKEFNEWFNGPESEYSYWNLEYALKECDEVGLSIQMAHEDKVYTSFQDVGAIIYYLKAIPWQVPDFSVENYKDHLHKAHDFILNNGPFKSTCHRFIITAIKNK
- a CDS encoding FdhF/YdeP family oxidoreductase, whose translation is MGDTKHTGPVKLDKSIKPSLWASLAPMGVGKVKPHHIKDTVKVAIENKDNLPYAYRILTQGVCDGCALGVSGLQDQTLLGPHICTTRLNVLRLNTMSSIDPKWFTRLEELKKLSSTELRKLGRIPYPLSRKKGENEFTRITWDEALSRIAKKIRSVDPKQLAFYLTSRGITNESYYAAAKVARFLGTNHIDNASRICHSPSKTALKRSLGIGASSCNYKDWIGTDVLVFWGSVAANNQPVSTKYMYAAKKAGTKIIMINPYAEPSMEKYWIPSIPESALFGTKLVDDTYQVNIGGDIAFMNGVMKHWFDMEEESRGSAIDHAFVNKHTKGFMDLKYHIRKQKWSEIEKSSGLTKDRIIEFASLLANSKSGVFIWSMGLTQHRFGTDNISQVANLAMLRGFIGREKCGVMPIRGHSGVQGAGEMGADPFVLPGSDFDEENRKRIEEIWGFQIPRWQGDPIGNTIENMVLEPNHPSKIKVFYTSGGNFVETMPNPDFIKEALENVELRVHQDIIFNTSTLLDAKEEVIILPAMTRYEQPGGGTSTSTERMVYFSPEIKGPRIKEARAEWEIYVELAKRCYPEKQHLINFKNTQEIRNEIAVANRNYNGIQKLKNRGDVFQWGGAWLCEGGVCPTADGKGNLLPIELPELRKTEGHFNVTTRRGKQFNSMIYSSTDPFNNADRYDIIINSEDARKLTIKNGDAIVVYNQNGTLQGRAKIDNTKEGNIAVYWPEGNVLIPKGVYEKYAKIPEYNTMAIVEKAETFHARKDIRYLEKRIEELEEVTM
- a CDS encoding TVP38/TMEM64 family protein encodes the protein MKKTLSFIAIYLGLLYFVYTNHKVILDWISESDPSLLPLMFLLSTLFGVIPVIPFSVFSGLMGSKYGLVIGASINWFGTVAASVIIYLLARYGFSEYFTSYLKRFKGITKFNELITRNAFMAILFTRLIPIVPPPVVNIYSGLIKINLATYTIASIIGKLPGMVLYAYVGDRLFSSVGDLVYGLVFYGLFLLLILIIYYLWTKKSKK
- a CDS encoding endonuclease/exonuclease/phosphatase family protein codes for the protein MELNVLTFNIHHGKGLDKRVNLERIANIIKRSKADIIGLNEVDVSFGKRSQFLNQAAILAELLEMDYVFGPVISRKKRDRTVGEYGNVILSRFNVISDKNHLLFSHPYLAEPRGLLEVNLEVFGKVVSAFVTHLSINPLLQRKQIKDIEKIIQKKSNVIIMGDFNMNPKSRNHSYLTKILKDTSESECGNTYPANKPRKKLDYIFINDEIALVESKVVTIDPVASDHLPLMSKISIDD
- a CDS encoding alkaline phosphatase family protein, producing the protein MIRASIIIAVIVVALILFIGANINASVTIQDTSKVNEYTQSDNQKPVVLLIVDSLMSEPLEQLLSEGKAPALSFLKENGQYYPDLISSYPTMSVTIDSSLLTGTYADTHKLPGLVWYSSEQQQLYNYGSGSKEAFKSGLSEVLFNSLYTLNNEHLSKGVKTIFEEFEAEGRSSAAINALIYRGNVEHTFTFPEVASMINVLPKEIKTMGPPLLSYGKINQFDPENTNLSSWKNVGFNDKFSTNEYKFLKKQGTLPYFTMIYYPDLDKIIHEKGPNDVKGIEDVDKQLQSLLNAFPSWNDAIENTIWIIIGDSAQSSINKEKNALIDLRNVFNDYRIAKLGIPITNDDQVVLAVNERMAYIYANNNDITLQDLANHLKEDKRIDFFAYIEEDRIRVHNVETNKSLTFSSRGDLVDQYGQPWSVAGDLSVLDLKVQNGTITYGDYPDALARLHGALYSHKGNFLVTDAKPGYEFIAEGSPTHLGGAGHGSLHKVDSISPMIIAGTDQTPKTNRLVDLKGFIMSLTKKQ
- a CDS encoding TerC family protein, giving the protein MDYGLIFEYGWVLLVLIALEGILAADNALVMAIMVKHLPDEQRKKALFYGLAGAFVFRFASLFAISFLVDVWQVQALGALYLIFIATNHLVKKFVLRKDEHADLKGAKGSGFWVTVLKVELADIAFAVDSILAAVALAVTLPTTNLPPIGGMDGGQFLVILAGGIIGLIIMRFAATYFVKLLKRKPGLETAAFLIVGWVGVKLAVYTLAHPALGILYKGFPKLPAWKISFWIVLVGIAVGGWFLSKEHPLPLEDETEEGLKQEEKLMKKAP
- the bshB2 gene encoding bacillithiol biosynthesis deacetylase BshB2 is translated as MERHILIVFPHPDDEAFGTAGFITKQTNAGVPVTYACATLGEMGRNMGKPFFANRETLPGIRKKELEDACKVMGIQDLRMLGFRDKTLEFEEEGKLSSTVEEIINEINPSLVITFYPGHGVHPDHDATGAAVIDALSRIPADKRPTVYCKAITKDVFEVLGQPDVVIDVSDVLDTKIAAMEAHRSQTEGLLSRLKDNLNSADSDLMGWLKKESFWIYKW
- a CDS encoding YojF family protein, with the translated sequence MKAIDVNEVQATLNRLVGQELYIHLETTKGAYAAHNDESQVAVGAYIRNAKVVYNHSKITGNSPYRVGLKMDLGWIYAEGVTDWEFDDKGRLLLTGHDSEGRLTVSLQLSPNPF